The Eubacterium maltosivorans genome includes the window TTACAACCTTTACCAGATCCTTGACTGAGGCCCCTGTTTTTTCTTCTGGATTATCTGTCGGCTTATTGTCACTCAGGCCAAACCAGGCAAAAACACCGCCGATGATGGCCAAAACCGCATAGCCGATAATCACCCAGCGCAGCGCCAGATAGTTGGCTCCGGTGGTGTTAAAGATAAACAGGATCACCATTCCATAAAGCACTGGCATAATGCCCGTTCCGCTTTCACGCATTCCGAACAGACGTCCCTGCTCACTGCTGTCGCCCAACTGTCTTGTGGCTTTCAGCATAGCGGCCCAGAAGGTCAGCGATGAGAGAACTCCATACATGACATAGATAAATATAAGAACAGGGTAAGAAGGATATGTTGACAACAAAATCCCCAGAGCGCCTGTTCCCACCAGTGAGAAGGCAATCAGCTTTCTGGCGGAAAGACGGTCAGCCAGGTACCCGCCAGGAAAGTAACCAATCATTGAGATAAAACCAAAAATACTCATCAACAGGCCAAGCTGGGAGTTTGAAATATTCATGGCTTCCAGAATGACATCGTAATAATTATAGCTTAAATAGGGCAGTTCATAAATCGTACTCCCCGCAAGAATCAATGCGAAAAGTGCCACATACTTTTTAACTTTTGAGTCTTTAGCAGTGCTATCCATTTTTTTCTCCTAATTTTCTAAATGCTTTCCCGGTATTCTTCAGGAATATACGGCGCTACAATCGCGTTCTGTTCCTTTGTGATTTCCGGCGGCTGATAAGAGGCAATTCTTTCCTTCGCAACCTTTTCAGCCATTTCCTTTAAGGAGCGCCGCCCTTCGTTCTGCCATACGT containing:
- a CDS encoding MFS transporter; amino-acid sequence: MDSTAKDSKVKKYVALFALILAGSTIYELPYLSYNYYDVILEAMNISNSQLGLLMSIFGFISMIGYFPGGYLADRLSARKLIAFSLVGTGALGILLSTYPSYPVLIFIYVMYGVLSSLTFWAAMLKATRQLGDSSEQGRLFGMRESGTGIMPVLYGMVILFIFNTTGANYLALRWVIIGYAVLAIIGGVFAWFGLSDNKPTDNPEEKTGASVKDLVKVVKMPKLWLLSIVVFSVCSIYASYSYLTPYLTEFFGLSASTAAFLGILRIYGMAIVGGLISGFIADKIGSNIKVIFFTSIIPVICYAAYMIIPNNPQYLGVFIAFMLATGLSMFMLRGIYFAAIDELKIPLSYSGTAMGFVSLVGFIPEAYIYSLIGNWMDKYPGIGGYQHIFVYMIVVTAIGLVAAGVLFRQIRKSKEQTAEVE